One sulfur-oxidizing endosymbiont of Gigantopelta aegis DNA segment encodes these proteins:
- a CDS encoding OmpP1/FadL family transporter, which produces MDNFTASQGPASGQVSQAPNNVTNKGRDDSWGFGISLGWQGQLTDSLTVGVVYNSEVSMDDFSDYKGLLSEGGNLDVPENYGIGIAWKATDQLLVGFDVQQINFSDVKSIGNELNSGPNNSGNPMFNPANYLGTNNGSGFGWDDMTVYKLGGEYQWNKQLTLRAGYSYADQPISKSETMFNILAPAVIEEHASLGMTYVLPQGSEISMYYYHAFSNKVT; this is translated from the coding sequence TTGGATAACTTCACAGCTTCACAAGGTCCAGCGTCTGGTCAGGTTTCTCAAGCGCCTAACAATGTTACAAATAAAGGCCGTGATGACTCATGGGGCTTTGGTATTTCCTTAGGTTGGCAAGGACAATTAACTGATTCGTTGACTGTTGGTGTGGTTTATAACTCTGAAGTCAGCATGGATGATTTCAGTGATTATAAAGGCCTTTTATCAGAAGGTGGTAACTTAGATGTGCCTGAAAACTATGGTATTGGTATTGCTTGGAAGGCAACTGATCAATTACTAGTTGGTTTTGATGTTCAACAAATTAACTTCAGTGATGTTAAGTCAATTGGTAATGAGCTAAATTCGGGTCCTAATAATTCTGGTAACCCTATGTTTAACCCTGCTAACTACCTTGGTACTAACAATGGTTCTGGTTTTGGTTGGGATGACATGACTGTTTATAAGTTAGGTGGTGAATATCAGTGGAACAAGCAATTAACATTACGTGCTGGTTATAGTTATGCTGATCAACCTATTAGCAAAAGTGAAACTATGTTCAATATCCTAGCACCTGCTGTGATTGAAGAACATGCAAGTCTTGGTATGACTTATGTTTTACCTCAGGGTAGTGAAATTTCTATGTATTATTACCATGCTTTTAGTAATAAAGTTACTTGA
- a CDS encoding transposase: MSTEAAPEVVVQKIKHRSLQPFLLMKMDTIAMNLNVLKGFKSSEIKRWAQTHLTPGSTVYSDGLNCFPAVKEADCKHVPIVTGGGAAIVDKIEFIWVNI, encoded by the coding sequence GTGAGCACAGAGGCGGCTCCAGAGGTCGTGGTTCAGAAAATAAAACACCGTTCGTTGCAGCCGTTTCTACTAATGAAGATGGACACGATTGCAATGAATTTAAATGTGCTTAAAGGGTTTAAATCCAGTGAAATAAAACGATGGGCACAAACTCATTTAACACCTGGAAGTACTGTTTACTCAGATGGGTTAAATTGTTTTCCTGCGGTTAAAGAAGCTGACTGTAAGCATGTTCCAATCGTCACGGGTGGTGGTGCGGCAATTGTTGATAAAATTGAGTTTATCTGGGTTAACATATGA